The Streptomyces sp. WZ-12 genome segment CCAACTCGACGGGGTTCTCGTGGCCGGCGTGCCGCAGCCGCGCTTCCAGGCGCAGCGCGAGGTCGCCGGCGCTCTCCTCCTCTTCCCCGCCCGGTCCGTCGAGCGCCGCGGCGGCCCGTCGCAGTAGTTCCACGGCGGACGGGGTGGGGGCGGCAAGGAGGTTCGGCGGGAGGTGCAGGGCGGCGACGGCCCGGTCCCGCGGGGTGCCCAACAGGGCCACGGCCTGGCTGACATGGCGCTCGCAGGCGTCGGGCGCGAGGGCGCGTTCGGCGGTGGCCAGGTCCATCAGGAGCCGGGCGCGGCTGTCGTCCTGGGTCCGGTGGTGCAGCAGGGCCCGCCGCAGGTACCGGGCGGCGTCGGCGGGGCGGCCGGCGCGCTGTGCGTTGAGGGCCGCGGCGCGCAGGACGGTCTCCGACCAGGGCCGGCCTGGGTGGACCACGGCCAGCAGGTGGGCGGCGACCTGTTCGGTGGGGCGCCCGCAGCGGTACAGCAGATCGGCGGCGGCGTTGTGGGAGCGTTCGCGTTCGCTGAGGGTGAGGAGGGAGTCCGCGGCGTCGCGGACGACGCCGTGGACGAAGCGGACGTCCCGTCCGCGGGCGAGCAGGCCGGCCTCGACCAGGGCGCGGCGGGCACCGGAGAAGCCGATCTCGTCGACGCCGGCGAGTTGGGCGAGGAGCGCGGGGTCGCTGTGGTCTCCGAGGGCGGCGACGGCGTTGGCGACGCCGCGGGCCGGTTCGGACTGGATCCGCAGGTGGCCCGCGATCCGGTCGCGCAGCGCCGGCGGGCTCAATTTCCTGACGGTGAGGGCGAGTTCGGGTGCGTTGGGTAGGGGGGACGGGCCCAGGGCGCTCCGGAAGGCGGTGAGAAACAGCGGGTTGCCGCCGGACGCATCGTGCAGGGCCCGCACCAGGGCGTCCTGCGGCGGGCGTCCGTGCGGCCCGGTGAGCAGGGCGCGGGTGGCGTCCCGGGACAGTGGGGGCAGGCGCAGTACGGCGCGGGCGGCGCCGGCGACCTCGCGCACCAGTGGGTGGCGGGCCCGGTGGTCGCCGTCGGCGAGGGTGTACACCAGGAGCGCGCGCAGGCCGTGCAGGCGTCGGGCGAGGTGGGCCAGCCAGCGCAGGGAGGGGGCGTCGGCCCACTGGAGGTCGTCGACGAGGATCAGCAGCAGCCGGCTGCGGGCGGCGTCGGCGAGCAGCGCGTGCGCGGCTTGGAGGACGGCTTCGGAGACGGCGGGGTCGGGGGTGTCCAGGTGGTGGTCGATGCCCACGGGGCGGCTGGAGTGCTCGGCGTCGGCGAGGCATCCGGGGTGTCCGGTGCCGTCGGCCGTGGCCGGCAGGCGGTCGAAGAGCTGGCGGGCGACGCCGAAGGCGTAGTCGCGTTCCCGCCAGGCGGCGCTGGCCCGCAGGACGCGGGCGTCGTCGCCGGCGAGTTCGGGCAGCCGGCGCAGGAGTTCCGAGCGTCCGCTGCCGAGGGGGCCGGTGATCAGGAGGAGCGAGGGGACGCCCCGCTGCGCCGCGTCGAGGGCGGCCCGGAACCGGGCCAGTGCGTCCTCCCGTTCAAGAAGCATCCGCGACCGGCCCTTCCAACGCCGCCAGCAGTCGGTAGAGCTCCTTGCGGCCACCGATCTGGAGCTTGCGGTAGACGTTGCTCAGCCGGAGCTCCACCGTGCGCCTGCTGACGGCGAGTTGCTCGGCGATCTGGCGGTTGCCGTGGCCGCGGGCGGCGAGCAGCACGGTGCTCTTCTCCGCCTCGGTCAGGGCGCGCCATCCGGGTGGGACGACGGCGGGCGACACGGCGGGGACGGTGAGGGCCGGGATGGTCAGGGCGCGGACGGCGGTGGCGAGGCGGCTGGCGGGGTGAGCGACGGCCGTGCGGGAGACCTCCTCCAGGCAACGGACGGCCGCGGCGCTGTCCCCGTGGGCCGCTTCGGCGCCTACTTGGCGCAGCCGGCTCCAGAGGTAGGCCAGTCGGGCCGGCGAGTCGCGCAGCAGGGCGGCGGTCTCGCGGGCGCGCCGGGCGGCCCGGTCGCGGTCGTCGTCGAAGAGGCGCTGGGTCCACAGGCGGGCGCTGCCGCGGGCGCCGGCGGTGCCCCAGTGGTCGGCGAGGGACAGCTCCTCGTCGCGCAGGCGGTGGGCCTCGGTCCGGTCGCCGGTCTCCAGGCACGCCTCGGCGGCCAACGGGCGCCAGCCCAGCACGGCCGGGTTGGTCCACCGCCGCCGCAGCAGCCGGCGCCCGCACTCCCGGGACAGCCGCAGGGTCTCGTCCCAGTCGCCTTCGTCGGCGGCCAGTCGGGCGCGGGCGAAGAGCAGCGAGGGCCACCACGCGCCTTCCTCGCCGTCGGCGGGCACGAGGGTCTCGGCGAGTTGACGCGCCCGGTCGGCGCGCCCGGCCTCGATGCTGACCACGATGCGGGTCGCGATGAGGTTGGGCAGTGCATGGGAGTGCCAACTGGTCGGCGGCAGCGCGCGTTCGGCACTGTCCAGGTCGCGTTCGGCGGCCTCCAGCCGGGCCGCGCACAGGTGCAGTCGGGCGCGTAGGGCCAGCACGCGGGCGGCGATGCTGCGCAGGTGGGCGTGGCGGGCGGTGGCCAGCAGGGCGTCGAGGGCGTCGACCGCCTCGTCGTGGTCGTCGGTGGTCAGCAGTGCCGCGCAGGCGGCCAGGCGCGGCATCAGCAGGCCCTCCCGGGCGTCTCCGGTGAGGGCGATCCGTGCCAGCTTCCGGGCCTTGTCCGCGCCCTCCCCCACCGTGGCGAGCTGCCAGGCGCGGGCGCCCGCCTGGGCCGGGGACACCGGGCGGTCGGGCAACGGAGGCACCTCGGGGACCATCGGCTCGTCGTCGTCCTGGGGGGTGGCCAGCCAGAACAGTGCGACCAGTTCCTCACGGTCGGTGGGCCCGGCGACCGGCAGGGTCTCGCCCGCGGTGCGGCGCGCCCACTCGCTGTTGCCCCGGGCGAACCCCAGGTCGATGGCGCGGGAGCACAACCCCACGTCCTGCGGCGGGAGTTCGGTGGTCGCGGCGCTGCGGACCAGTTCGCCCAGGCGCCGGTCGCTGGCTTCCGGTCGGGCGACGGCCTCGACCGCGGCCAGTTCCAGCGTCAGCCGGCTGCGGGCGCGGTCGTCGAGGGGTTCTCGCAGGGCGCGGGACAGGCAGGCGCAGGCGCGGTGATGGTCCTCCCTGCGCAGCGCGGCGGCGAAGCTGCGGCGCAGCAGGGGCACGACCCAGGGCGTGCCGAGCTGCGGTGAGCGCAGCACCAGATGGGCGATGTCCTCGTCGTTGGCGCCGGAGCCGTGGGCGAGTTGGGCCGCGCGGGAGTACAGGTCGGCGCGCTCGGCGGCGGGCATGTCCTCGATGACGCGCGCCTTGGAGGCGGGGAAGCGGATGTGCACCTTGTCGCCGACGGAGACGGTCAGGCCGACGCTTTCCAGCAGGGTGCGGATGCGGTCCTCCGGCATGGTGCGGGAGCCGGCGAGGGCGCGGACCCTGGGGAAGTCGAGCAGGTCGCCGCAGACGGCCAGGGCCCGCAGGACGGCGCTCGCCTCGGTGGGCAGGCCGTCGAGGGCGCGCACGGTGTGGTCGCCGACGACGCCGGCGGTCAGGGCGTGCAGTTCGGGCAGTCGGTGGGCGACCGGGGCCAGGCCGAGGTCGGTGAACTCGCGCAGCACGTCCCGCAGGACGGCCGGGTTCCCGGCGGTGGCGGAGGTCAGCGCGGCCACGAACTCCTCGTCGCCGGGGACGCCGCAGCACGCGCGGACGGTGGCCGCGACGCCCCGGTCGGTGAGCGGCGGCACCACGACGCGCTGGACGGGGGCGGCGGTCCGGGACGTCGGGCCGGCGTCCCCGTCGGGGACGAGGGCCGCGCCGCAACTGCTGGCGAGGACCGCGAGCGGGACCTGCGGGCCGAGGCGGCGCAACAGGGCCCCGAGCCAGTTCCGCGAGGCCGGGTCCAGCCACTGGACGTCCTCGATCGCGATCAGGGCGGGTGCGGTACGGGCGGCGCGCAGCACCTGGTCGATCCCGGGCGGTGGTTGGTGGTCGTCGGGGCCGATCAGCGCGTCCTGGACGGCGTCGTCGACGTCGGGCAGGGCAGCCAGGAGTTGCAGGACCGCGCCGTGCCTCAACTCCCGTTCGGCGGGGGTTGCCTGGGCCCGCAGGACGTGCAGGCCGTCGTGCCCGGCGCGGCACGCGCCCCAGTGGACCAGGGCGTTCTGGGCGTGGCCCGGCCGTCCGGTGAGGGTGAGGACCGCGCCGGCGCCCTGGCCGAGGCGGTGCAGGAGGTCGCGGATGAGTCGCTGCTCCCGGCCGCATTCGAGCAGCATGGTGGGATCGCCGTGAGCGTCCGGTGGGCACTGCGGCTTGCAGGTGATCGGATCGTTCCGCGCCTTGCTCCGGTGCACCGCTACCTCTCGTCCTGTTCGTCTCAACCGCGGCCGCGTGCCTGGGAGACCCAGGCCGGCGACTGTGGGCCGAAGGTGATCCTGGTCTCCAGTACGGCGGACAGCTCCGTCCGGCCGGCGACCCCCAACTTCCGGTAGACGCTGGTGAGATGCGTTTCGATGGTCCGTACGGTGACGAACAGGGTCTCGGCGATGTCACGGTTGCTGACGCCGGTTCTCGCCAGGTCTGCCACCGTGCGTTCCATCCCGGTGAGCATGTCCAGCGGTGAGGTGGCCATTCTGCGGACCCGGCCGCCGGCGCTCACCAGCAGCTTCCGGGCCGTGTCGCCGAGGGACACGGCGCCGCAGCGCTGGGCCAGGTCGGCGGCGGCGCGCAGGTGTTCGCGGGCGGCGCGCTGGTCGTCGGCCTGCAAGTGGGCGTTTCCCAGGAGGAGTTCGGCGCGGGCCTCCATGCCGCGGGCCGGTGAGTCGGCGAGCAGGGCGACCGCCTCCGTGAGGTGCTCGATGCCGGCGCCGTCGGGCCGGGCGACGCCGTGTGCCATGCGGGCCAGGCCCAGGCTGCTGGTGGTGCCCCAGCGCTCGGCCGACTCCAGGCCGAACGCGGCCAGTTCCCGCGCCTGGCCGTGCCGGTCGAGCACGGCCGACAGCACCGCGGCCTCGGCCCACCACGGCACGAACGCCGCGTTGCTGACCCGGGTCTCCTCCAGGGACCGGCCGCAGGTGAGGAAGACGGTGAGGGCGCCGTGCAGGTCGCCGCGGGCCCAGCGGGCGTGGGCCCGGGCCATCAGGTACCAGTGGTACTCGATGACGAAGCGTTCGAGCCGGTCGCGGGTGATGCCGTCAAGGACCCGTTCGGCCCGCTCGGGCTCGCCGCGGTCGACGAGTGCGGTGGCCAGGGCGACGCGGGGCAACACGGCGCTGTCGCCCCAGCGTTCCTCGCCGATGATCTCCATCGCGGTCTGGGCGTCGGCGAGGGCGTCGGGGAAGGCGCCCACGTCGTGATGGAGCAGGGCGCGGGTGGAGAGCGCCAGGACGTAGGTCCAGACGGCCGCGTTGTCCTGGCCGTATTGGAGCATCAGGTCCAGCGCGTACTGGGCGTCGGTGATCTCGTCGGCGAGGGCCAGCGCGAAGGAGGCGGGGAGCAGCGACCAGGGTTCCCGTTCGACGCCGGGTGCGCGCAGTGCGCGCCGGGCCTGGTCGGCGGTGGCCCGGGCGTCCCGGCCGTCCATGGCGGTCAGCACGGTCGCCATGGTCAGCAGTTGCCGCTCGGCGGGGGTGTCGCCGGGCGGCGCGGTGAGCCGGGCCGCCCGTTCGCGGACGGTGCCGATGGTGGCCTTCTCGTCGGCGCCGACGATGAGAAGGGCGGACTCCACCAGGGTCCGCAGTTCCCGGTCGGCGGGGCCCGGTTCGGGGCCGAGCGCGGCCTCCAGTTCGTCGAGCGCCTCCGCCAGCATGCGCGCACCGGACGGGGACTCCTGCACGGCGAGGCAGGTGAAGCCGTACTGCACGGCGACCTGGGCGCGGGTGCGCACGTCGGTGCCGAGCGCGCGGGCCTCCTTGAGGAGGCGGATGGCCTCCGGCGGGTTGATCTCGGCGAGCGCGCGGGCCATGTGGATGCGCACCGCGACGTTGTCCGGCTCCACCTCCAGGACCCGGTAGAGGCAGCGCACGCCGGCCTCCGGTGCGCCGCGGCTCTCGGCCTGGGCAGCGGCGTCGCGCAGCACCCCGGCCATCCAGGGCTGGTCGAGCTCGGGGAGCAGCATCAGTTGGCCGGCGAGTTCCTCGGAGGGCCGGCCGGCGTCGCTGAGTAACAGTGCGGCGCCGGTGCGCAGTTCGGCGAGGGCGGGCGGGGCGATGTCGTCGAGCACGGCGGAGCGGACCACGTCGTGCACGAAGTCGATGCGGTCGGTGGCCAGGATGCCGGCCCGGCGGAGCACCAACAGGGCCTCGTCGGCGGTGGCGGCGGGGACGCCGGCGAGGGCGGCCAGCAGTTCGGTGCACTCCTCGCCCAGTACGGCGAGCGCGCGGGCGACGTCGCGTACCCAGGGCGGTCGGCCCGCCAACAGGCTGCGCACGGAGCGGGCGAGGACGTGACCGCCCACCTCGGCGGCGCGGCGCTCCCCGGCATCGTCCGGTACGACGCCCTCGGTGCGGAGTTCGTCGAGGAGGCGGGCGAGGGTCAGCGGGTTGCCTC includes the following:
- a CDS encoding ATP-binding protein, with amino-acid sequence MLLEREDALARFRAALDAAQRGVPSLLLITGPLGSGRSELLRRLPELAGDDARVLRASAAWRERDYAFGVARQLFDRLPATADGTGHPGCLADAEHSSRPVGIDHHLDTPDPAVSEAVLQAAHALLADAARSRLLLILVDDLQWADAPSLRWLAHLARRLHGLRALLVYTLADGDHRARHPLVREVAGAARAVLRLPPLSRDATRALLTGPHGRPPQDALVRALHDASGGNPLFLTAFRSALGPSPLPNAPELALTVRKLSPPALRDRIAGHLRIQSEPARGVANAVAALGDHSDPALLAQLAGVDEIGFSGARRALVEAGLLARGRDVRFVHGVVRDAADSLLTLSERERSHNAAADLLYRCGRPTEQVAAHLLAVVHPGRPWSETVLRAAALNAQRAGRPADAARYLRRALLHHRTQDDSRARLLMDLATAERALAPDACERHVSQAVALLGTPRDRAVAALHLPPNLLAAPTPSAVELLRRAAAALDGPGGEEEESAGDLALRLEARLRHAGHENPVELAASVARLRGMGPTPPVDTVAERELVSVLLCAGALSGRLGAEEVSRTGNRILEREPATAAHAHTTLPLVMIALFVAESVRGVACWLSSEQRTRRLYSTGADDVLLTAERAFVLMAQGRPAAAREHVERALTREADAWSEPAALLHASVAFELRDQDLSERLLDRTRERRPAGLALTATREILRAGVDTQRGLGREALDGLLACGRRLETAGWCNSALLPWRPYAIGLHQRLGESEAALRLAEEELGWARDWGAPTALGRALRLKGWLLQGDGIDLLREAVAVLRTSPYEVELARTLVVLGRRLRSGPEAEAVLREAARIAATCGVPWLAERAEHGLGSASTPPTAALTPSERRVALLVGRGLTNQAIATELGVSSRAVEKHLTSAYRKLGVSGRRELVNALPAR
- a CDS encoding helix-turn-helix transcriptional regulator gives rise to the protein MLLECGREQRLIRDLLHRLGQGAGAVLTLTGRPGHAQNALVHWGACRAGHDGLHVLRAQATPAERELRHGAVLQLLAALPDVDDAVQDALIGPDDHQPPPGIDQVLRAARTAPALIAIEDVQWLDPASRNWLGALLRRLGPQVPLAVLASSCGAALVPDGDAGPTSRTAAPVQRVVVPPLTDRGVAATVRACCGVPGDEEFVAALTSATAGNPAVLRDVLREFTDLGLAPVAHRLPELHALTAGVVGDHTVRALDGLPTEASAVLRALAVCGDLLDFPRVRALAGSRTMPEDRIRTLLESVGLTVSVGDKVHIRFPASKARVIEDMPAAERADLYSRAAQLAHGSGANDEDIAHLVLRSPQLGTPWVVPLLRRSFAAALRREDHHRACACLSRALREPLDDRARSRLTLELAAVEAVARPEASDRRLGELVRSAATTELPPQDVGLCSRAIDLGFARGNSEWARRTAGETLPVAGPTDREELVALFWLATPQDDDEPMVPEVPPLPDRPVSPAQAGARAWQLATVGEGADKARKLARIALTGDAREGLLMPRLAACAALLTTDDHDEAVDALDALLATARHAHLRSIAARVLALRARLHLCAARLEAAERDLDSAERALPPTSWHSHALPNLIATRIVVSIEAGRADRARQLAETLVPADGEEGAWWPSLLFARARLAADEGDWDETLRLSRECGRRLLRRRWTNPAVLGWRPLAAEACLETGDRTEAHRLRDEELSLADHWGTAGARGSARLWTQRLFDDDRDRAARRARETAALLRDSPARLAYLWSRLRQVGAEAAHGDSAAAVRCLEEVSRTAVAHPASRLATAVRALTIPALTVPAVSPAVVPPGWRALTEAEKSTVLLAARGHGNRQIAEQLAVSRRTVELRLSNVYRKLQIGGRKELYRLLAALEGPVADAS
- a CDS encoding helix-turn-helix transcriptional regulator → MTRNQPGSPSLLTTLVGRDEELRTLARHAEAARAGRAGLILLHGPAGMGKTSLLRAFTAGGACRGMTVLHGTCGETVAGAGYGGVRELLGGLGLSDDAARHSPLLTGLAARALPALTDDPAGHDAATAAYPVLHGLYWLAARLMTERPLVLVLDDVHWCDERSLAWIDFLLRRAEDLPLLVVLALRSEAEPVAPAVLADLTAQRRPTVLGLDPLGPDAVRELVRRFFPGPAAASFVERVGAVSGGNPLTLARLLDELRTEGVVPDDAGERRAAEVGGHVLARSVRSLLAGRPPWVRDVARALAVLGEECTELLAALAGVPAATADEALLVLRRAGILATDRIDFVHDVVRSAVLDDIAPPALAELRTGAALLLSDAGRPSEELAGQLMLLPELDQPWMAGVLRDAAAQAESRGAPEAGVRCLYRVLEVEPDNVAVRIHMARALAEINPPEAIRLLKEARALGTDVRTRAQVAVQYGFTCLAVQESPSGARMLAEALDELEAALGPEPGPADRELRTLVESALLIVGADEKATIGTVRERAARLTAPPGDTPAERQLLTMATVLTAMDGRDARATADQARRALRAPGVEREPWSLLPASFALALADEITDAQYALDLMLQYGQDNAAVWTYVLALSTRALLHHDVGAFPDALADAQTAMEIIGEERWGDSAVLPRVALATALVDRGEPERAERVLDGITRDRLERFVIEYHWYLMARAHARWARGDLHGALTVFLTCGRSLEETRVSNAAFVPWWAEAAVLSAVLDRHGQARELAAFGLESAERWGTTSSLGLARMAHGVARPDGAGIEHLTEAVALLADSPARGMEARAELLLGNAHLQADDQRAAREHLRAAADLAQRCGAVSLGDTARKLLVSAGGRVRRMATSPLDMLTGMERTVADLARTGVSNRDIAETLFVTVRTIETHLTSVYRKLGVAGRTELSAVLETRITFGPQSPAWVSQARGRG